A section of the Polyodon spathula isolate WHYD16114869_AA chromosome 29, ASM1765450v1, whole genome shotgun sequence genome encodes:
- the LOC121302439 gene encoding metal transporter CNNM4-like isoform X2 produces the protein MATGRSGLGYTTLTLIVFQLSAAAGRTGGAAAAGGGAVILGMRLEKSEGDSCTTTGDGVLQVREQSEVQLRFYGLRLSRDTGSAFIAFTDEEFPETGEKDEEEDPTNGGAVANMTCPDITKDITVSEYMKVSRRDTTGVLNLTIKALRKSDKSRLYRLCIRNGTGGQWYLLGANDGKLMVVEERWPMLPLWLQIVVICVLLVLSGMFSGLNLGLMALDPMELRVVQSCGTDKERKYAGKIEPIRKKGNYLLCSLLLGNVLVNTTLTILLGDLIGSGLGAVVSSTVGIVIFGEIVPQALCSRHGLAVGGNTIVVTKFFMLVTFPLSFPISKLLDCVLGQEIGTVYNREKLVEMLKVTAPYNDLVKEEMNMIQGALELRTKTVADVMTSLENGFMIQSDAVLDFNTMSEIMESGYTRIPVYDGERSNIVDILYVKDLAFVDPDDCSTLRSITKFYNHPVHFVFHDTKLDCMLEEFKKGKSHLAIVQKVNNEGEGDPFYEVLGLVTLEDVIEEIIKSEILDESDMYTDNRSRKKVQNNKNKRDFSAFKQENESTVKITPQLLLAAHRFLATDKILLRLLKHPDVIQEIHFKEEDKMRAEHYLYQRSRATDYFILILQGRVEVEAGNEHMKFETGPFSYYGVMSLSTPTLEFRSPSHIAGLNRSVSLSCTDRSESLSVGGSNNQLNSTPSLQALQYTPDFNVRALTDLQFIKITRQQYQNGLIASRLDSTPQSPEHTHTATETGGSAENGPDETTSLLNEQNSAGQSGANHSADSTV, from the exons ATGGCGACAGGCCGGAGCGGGCTGGGATACACTACGCTAACTTTGATCGTTTTCCAATTAAGCGCAGCTGCTGGGCGGACTGGGGGAGCGGCGGCGGCCGGCGGAGGAGCCGTGATCCTGGGCATGAGGCTGGAGAAGAGCGAGGGAGACTCCTGCACGACCACGGGGGACGGCGTCTTGCAAGTGAGGGAGCAGAGTGAGGTCCAGCTCCGGTTTTACGGTTTGCGGCTCAGCCGAGACACCGGCTCGGCTTTCATCGCCTTCACTGACGAGGAGTTCCCGGAGACCGGGGAGAAGGATGAGGAGGAGGACCCCACCAACGGCGGTGCCGTTGCCAACATGACCTGCCCGGACATCACCAAAGACATCACCGTCTCCGAATACATGAAAGTGTCGAGGCGGGATACGACCGGCGTGCTCAATCTCACCATCAAAGCGCTGCGCAAGAGCGACAAGTCCCGCTTGTACAGACTCTGCATCCGAAACGGCACCGGGGGTCAGTGGTACCTGCTCGGGGCTAACGACGGCAAGCTAATGGTGGTGGAGGAGCGCTGGCCCATGCTGCCGCTGTGGCTGCAGATCGTGGTCATCTGCGTGCTGCTGGTGCTGTCCGGCATGTTCAGCGGGCTGAACCTGGGTCTGATGGCGCTGGACCCTATGGAGCTCCGCGTCGTGCAGAGCTGCGGCACGGACAAGGAGAGGAAATACGCCGGCAAGATCGAGCCCATACGCAAGAAAGGCAACTACCTCCTCTGCTCGCTGTTGCTGGGCAACGTTCTGGTCAACACCACGCTGACCATCCTGCTGGGCGACCTGATCGGGTCCGGGCTGGGGGCGGTGGTCTCCTCCACGGTCGGCATCGTCATCTTCGGGGAGATCGTCCCCCAGGCGCTGTGCTCCCGCCACGGGCTGGCAGTCGGGGGCAACACCATCGTGGTGACCAAGTTTTTCATGCTGGTGACTTTCCCGTTGTCCTTTCCAATAAGCAAGCTGCTGGACTGCGTCTTGGGGCAGGAGATCGGCACCGTTTACAACCGGGAGAAGCTGGTCGAGATGCTGAAAGTGACGGCGCCCTACAACGACCTGGTCAAGGAGGAGATGAACATGATCCAGGGAGCGCTGGAGCTCCGAACCAAGACCGTGGCGGACGTGATGACGTCGCTGGAGAACGGGTTCATGATCCAGAGCGACGCGGTGCTGGATTTCAACACCATGTCCGAGATCATGGAGAGCGGCTACACGCGCATCCCGGTCTACGACGGAGAGAGGTCCAACATCGTGGACATCCTGTACGTGAAGGACCTGGCGTTCGTGGACCCGGACGACTGCAGCACGCTTAGGTCCATCACCAAGTTCTACAACCACCCGGTCCACTTCGTGTTCCATGACACCAAGCTGGACTGCATGCTAGAGGAGTTTAAAaaag gtaagTCTCACCTGGCGATCGTGCAGAAGGTGAATAACGAGGGGGAGGGAGACCCTTTCTATGAGGTGTTGGGGCTGGTCACTCTGGAGGACGTCATCGAGGAGATCATCAAGTCTGAGATCCTGGACGAGTCCGACATGTACA ctGATAATCGCAGTCGGAAGAAGGTGCAGAACAATAAGAACAAGCGCGATTTCTCTGCCTTCAAACAGGAGAACGAATCCACCGTGAAGATCACCCCCCAGCTCCTCCTCGCCGCGCACCGCTTCCTAGCAACGG ACAAGATTCTGCTACGCCTCCTCAAGCACCCCGATGTCATCCAGGAGATTCACTTTAAAGAGGAGGACAAGATGAGAGCTGAGCATTACCTGTACCAGCGCAGCAGAGCCACGGACTACTTCATACTGATCCTGCAG GGCCGAGTGGAAGTGGAGGCCGGTAACGAGCACATGAAGTTTGAGACGGGCCCCTTCTCTTACTATGGGGTTATGTCCCTCAGCACCCCCACACTTG agtTTCGCTCCCCCTCTCACATTGCTGGTCTGAATCGCTCCGTCTCTCTGAGCTGCACCGACCGGTCCGAGTCACTGTCTGTCGGCGGGAGCAACAACCAGCTCAACAGCACCCCCTCCCTGCAGGCGCTGCAGTACACCCCTGACTTCAACGTGCGCGCACTCACTGACCTGCAGTTCATCAAG ATCACCCGGCAGCAGTACCAGAACGGGCTGATCGCGTCCCGGCTCGACAGCACGCCACAGTCCCCCGAGCACACGCACACCGCCACTGAGACGGGCGGCAGTGCCGAGAACGGACCGGATGAGACAACCAGCCTTCTGAACGAGCAGAACAGTGCGGGGCAGAGCGGCGCGAACCACAGCGCTGACTCCACAGTGTGa
- the LOC121302439 gene encoding metal transporter CNNM4-like isoform X1 produces MATGRSGLGYTTLTLIVFQLSAAAGRTGGAAAAGGGAVILGMRLEKSEGDSCTTTGDGVLQVREQSEVQLRFYGLRLSRDTGSAFIAFTDEEFPETGEKDEEEDPTNGGAVANMTCPDITKDITVSEYMKVSRRDTTGVLNLTIKALRKSDKSRLYRLCIRNGTGGQWYLLGANDGKLMVVEERWPMLPLWLQIVVICVLLVLSGMFSGLNLGLMALDPMELRVVQSCGTDKERKYAGKIEPIRKKGNYLLCSLLLGNVLVNTTLTILLGDLIGSGLGAVVSSTVGIVIFGEIVPQALCSRHGLAVGGNTIVVTKFFMLVTFPLSFPISKLLDCVLGQEIGTVYNREKLVEMLKVTAPYNDLVKEEMNMIQGALELRTKTVADVMTSLENGFMIQSDAVLDFNTMSEIMESGYTRIPVYDGERSNIVDILYVKDLAFVDPDDCSTLRSITKFYNHPVHFVFHDTKLDCMLEEFKKGKSHLAIVQKVNNEGEGDPFYEVLGLVTLEDVIEEIIKSEILDESDMYTDNRSRKKVQNNKNKRDFSAFKQENESTVKITPQLLLAAHRFLATEVTLFAPNLISDKILLRLLKHPDVIQEIHFKEEDKMRAEHYLYQRSRATDYFILILQGRVEVEAGNEHMKFETGPFSYYGVMSLSTPTLEFRSPSHIAGLNRSVSLSCTDRSESLSVGGSNNQLNSTPSLQALQYTPDFNVRALTDLQFIKITRQQYQNGLIASRLDSTPQSPEHTHTATETGGSAENGPDETTSLLNEQNSAGQSGANHSADSTV; encoded by the exons ATGGCGACAGGCCGGAGCGGGCTGGGATACACTACGCTAACTTTGATCGTTTTCCAATTAAGCGCAGCTGCTGGGCGGACTGGGGGAGCGGCGGCGGCCGGCGGAGGAGCCGTGATCCTGGGCATGAGGCTGGAGAAGAGCGAGGGAGACTCCTGCACGACCACGGGGGACGGCGTCTTGCAAGTGAGGGAGCAGAGTGAGGTCCAGCTCCGGTTTTACGGTTTGCGGCTCAGCCGAGACACCGGCTCGGCTTTCATCGCCTTCACTGACGAGGAGTTCCCGGAGACCGGGGAGAAGGATGAGGAGGAGGACCCCACCAACGGCGGTGCCGTTGCCAACATGACCTGCCCGGACATCACCAAAGACATCACCGTCTCCGAATACATGAAAGTGTCGAGGCGGGATACGACCGGCGTGCTCAATCTCACCATCAAAGCGCTGCGCAAGAGCGACAAGTCCCGCTTGTACAGACTCTGCATCCGAAACGGCACCGGGGGTCAGTGGTACCTGCTCGGGGCTAACGACGGCAAGCTAATGGTGGTGGAGGAGCGCTGGCCCATGCTGCCGCTGTGGCTGCAGATCGTGGTCATCTGCGTGCTGCTGGTGCTGTCCGGCATGTTCAGCGGGCTGAACCTGGGTCTGATGGCGCTGGACCCTATGGAGCTCCGCGTCGTGCAGAGCTGCGGCACGGACAAGGAGAGGAAATACGCCGGCAAGATCGAGCCCATACGCAAGAAAGGCAACTACCTCCTCTGCTCGCTGTTGCTGGGCAACGTTCTGGTCAACACCACGCTGACCATCCTGCTGGGCGACCTGATCGGGTCCGGGCTGGGGGCGGTGGTCTCCTCCACGGTCGGCATCGTCATCTTCGGGGAGATCGTCCCCCAGGCGCTGTGCTCCCGCCACGGGCTGGCAGTCGGGGGCAACACCATCGTGGTGACCAAGTTTTTCATGCTGGTGACTTTCCCGTTGTCCTTTCCAATAAGCAAGCTGCTGGACTGCGTCTTGGGGCAGGAGATCGGCACCGTTTACAACCGGGAGAAGCTGGTCGAGATGCTGAAAGTGACGGCGCCCTACAACGACCTGGTCAAGGAGGAGATGAACATGATCCAGGGAGCGCTGGAGCTCCGAACCAAGACCGTGGCGGACGTGATGACGTCGCTGGAGAACGGGTTCATGATCCAGAGCGACGCGGTGCTGGATTTCAACACCATGTCCGAGATCATGGAGAGCGGCTACACGCGCATCCCGGTCTACGACGGAGAGAGGTCCAACATCGTGGACATCCTGTACGTGAAGGACCTGGCGTTCGTGGACCCGGACGACTGCAGCACGCTTAGGTCCATCACCAAGTTCTACAACCACCCGGTCCACTTCGTGTTCCATGACACCAAGCTGGACTGCATGCTAGAGGAGTTTAAAaaag gtaagTCTCACCTGGCGATCGTGCAGAAGGTGAATAACGAGGGGGAGGGAGACCCTTTCTATGAGGTGTTGGGGCTGGTCACTCTGGAGGACGTCATCGAGGAGATCATCAAGTCTGAGATCCTGGACGAGTCCGACATGTACA ctGATAATCGCAGTCGGAAGAAGGTGCAGAACAATAAGAACAAGCGCGATTTCTCTGCCTTCAAACAGGAGAACGAATCCACCGTGAAGATCACCCCCCAGCTCCTCCTCGCCGCGCACCGCTTCCTAGCAACGG AGGTGACCTTATTCGCCCCAAATCTGATCTCAGACAAGATTCTGCTACGCCTCCTCAAGCACCCCGATGTCATCCAGGAGATTCACTTTAAAGAGGAGGACAAGATGAGAGCTGAGCATTACCTGTACCAGCGCAGCAGAGCCACGGACTACTTCATACTGATCCTGCAG GGCCGAGTGGAAGTGGAGGCCGGTAACGAGCACATGAAGTTTGAGACGGGCCCCTTCTCTTACTATGGGGTTATGTCCCTCAGCACCCCCACACTTG agtTTCGCTCCCCCTCTCACATTGCTGGTCTGAATCGCTCCGTCTCTCTGAGCTGCACCGACCGGTCCGAGTCACTGTCTGTCGGCGGGAGCAACAACCAGCTCAACAGCACCCCCTCCCTGCAGGCGCTGCAGTACACCCCTGACTTCAACGTGCGCGCACTCACTGACCTGCAGTTCATCAAG ATCACCCGGCAGCAGTACCAGAACGGGCTGATCGCGTCCCGGCTCGACAGCACGCCACAGTCCCCCGAGCACACGCACACCGCCACTGAGACGGGCGGCAGTGCCGAGAACGGACCGGATGAGACAACCAGCCTTCTGAACGAGCAGAACAGTGCGGGGCAGAGCGGCGCGAACCACAGCGCTGACTCCACAGTGTGa
- the LOC121302161 gene encoding VIP36-like protein gives MDVVVKKKALSQRIQGVYRFVFNRKAHFKMLFLISLCLVSVARAGAEEGHQTEEFLKREFSLTKPYQDVGSSSSSHWELLGNAMVSPQQLRLTPDMQSKQGAVWNRAPCFLRDWELQVHFKVHGQGKKNLNGDGFAVWYTRERMQTGPVFGNKDNFTGLGVFVDTYPNEEKQQESQKRRFSPSSQRLFPLVLAMVGNGSLSYDHERDGRPTELGSCTALVRNLNHDSFLVVRYVRRRLTVMIDIDGKHEWRDCLDVPGVRLPLGYYFGASSVTGDLSDNHDLISLKLYQLTVERSEEEELLDKEVFIPSVDNWELLRVLDQPESMGAVSYRTQVPRAHRQKDEQREVLGPDVV, from the exons ATGGACGTTGTCGTGAAAAAGAAAGCGCTGTCCCAGCGCATTCAGGGGGTTTatcgttttgtttttaacagaaaggcGCATTTCaagatgctgtttttaatttcCCTCTGCCTTGTCTCCGTGGCGCGGGCTGGCGCAGAAGAGGGGCACCAGACGGAGGAATTTCTCAAACGGGAGTTTTCACTGACAAAACCTTATCAAG ATGTGGGCTCGTCCAGCTCCTCTCACTGGGAGCTCCTGGGGAACGCCATGGTGAGCCCGCAGCAGCTGCGCCTCACCCCCGACATGCAGAGCAAGCAGGGCGCCGTCTGGAACCGCGCT CCCTGCTTCCTGCGGGACTGGGAGCTGCAGGTTCACTTCAAGGTCCACGGGCAGGGCAAGAAAAATCTAAACGGAGACGGGTTTGCAGTGTGGTACACCAGGGAGAGGATGCAGACAG GCCCTGTCTTCGGCAATAAAGACAACTTCACAGGGCTGGGGGTGTTCGTGGATACCTACCCCAACGAGGAGAAACAGCAGGAG AGCCAGAAGAGGAGGTTCAGCCCCAGCTCCCAG cgGCTCTTCCCCCTGGTTCTGGCCATGGTTGGTAATGGCTCACTGAGCTACGATCACGAGCGTGACGGGCGCCCCACGGAGCTGGGCAGCTGCACAGCGCTGGTGCGGAACCTGAACCACGACTCCTTCCTGGTGGTGCGCTACGTGCGGAGGAGGCTGACC GTCATGATTGATATCGACGGGAAGCACGAGTGGAGAGACTGTCTGGATGTCCCGGGGGTCAGGCTGCCTCTCGGGTATTACTTTGGGGCGTCCTCGGTGACGGGAGATCTCTCAG ataacCACGATCTGATCTCTCTGAAGCTGTACCAGCTGACTGTGGAGCGcagcgaggaggaggagctgctggacAAGGAGGTGTTCATACCCAGTGTGGACAACTGGGAGCTGCTGAGAG TGCTGGATCAGCCTGAGTCCATGGGCGCCGTGTCCTATCGGACTCAGGTACCCCGCGCGCACAGACAGAAGGACGAACAAAGAGAAGTCTTAGGACCCGACGTAGTATGA